The Thiothrix subterranea genome has a segment encoding these proteins:
- a CDS encoding SdrD B-like domain-containing protein, which produces MTKWAKDVLAGAMPPSEGFNWGIRADTNSSNAPVPDLTLYDTLPLTPTGVVPKKVYVREWNSPATTNAPSGSNVRLTLGHSADSGDCKLANYTTLLTDAASGSNPDGFDLPADTKCIRWQFKDLGPDGPAVPRGWLFNPYWSGVVTADTSAVAGAYPVTVKNCVAGTFTKFDASTGTSGDICDDSFVEEATPSIMLYKDVTNGGSFRPEDSVQFQIHAEQDWTSATGVAHDPVLVDFLPKELEFVSWDSFSVSGGAAGFPEPNLQVVPDHNGTGRTLLRFVWSATPPAGSVRKDGSAGVANAADFPVGNWMRVNITAKVKPGTVVGSYANEAGFFDNGPRFTCHNTTGTDSNDLDGDGSSSDESCTREINFNVVSASVIAAEKWVKGEFPTLPNVDDPLTNPAVTNAQCPDNGEGYTRFPCVAQVSHNGAFNYKLLVTNKGNEALTNYILYDVLPAKGDTGVGQPVSGLQRGSQWQPVLTGAITAADAYTTSANAVVEYSAAANPCRPEVSSSATETPADHWQTGCTNDWTTTPADFAKVTAFRIKAAFAAAPYWEPLKALTFNVPMLAPENAPPSIVGNTRYFSPAWNSLAHRVTQQSNSQRLDTAEPRQVGIIVPTIKYRIGNLVWKDDNNNGIAEASETGIADVDVNLLDSSNAVIATTKTDANGHYVFEGLAAGTYRVAIPSPTTQTALNGLKSSENGEEASPDADLDNNDNGVTLDLALGLLSGNITLEAIPAEPENEKLRTDNADNDDDAWPDIASNKTVDFGFFTAPNAPEVDVKLSKIADKNEAKRGDTVKYTLTATNDGPDTATGVTVTDTMPAGVKYVSDDSTTNAYDHNTGVWNVGDLAKDAPKTLTITVTVE; this is translated from the coding sequence TTGACTAAATGGGCAAAAGATGTACTGGCAGGGGCAATGCCACCATCGGAAGGCTTTAACTGGGGGATTCGTGCTGATACCAACAGCTCCAACGCACCCGTGCCAGACCTGACCTTGTATGACACTTTGCCACTCACGCCAACAGGTGTTGTGCCGAAAAAAGTGTATGTACGTGAGTGGAACTCTCCTGCGACCACCAATGCCCCAAGTGGCAGTAATGTGCGCTTGACCTTGGGGCATTCCGCCGACAGCGGTGATTGTAAGCTAGCCAATTACACGACGTTGTTAACGGATGCCGCCAGCGGTTCTAACCCTGATGGTTTTGACCTGCCTGCTGATACCAAATGTATCCGTTGGCAGTTCAAGGATTTGGGGCCGGATGGCCCAGCCGTACCGCGTGGTTGGTTGTTTAACCCGTATTGGTCAGGCGTGGTGACAGCCGATACTTCGGCGGTGGCAGGCGCTTATCCGGTGACAGTGAAAAACTGTGTAGCAGGTACATTCACCAAGTTTGATGCATCCACAGGTACATCGGGTGACATTTGTGATGATTCCTTCGTGGAAGAGGCCACACCATCCATCATGCTGTACAAAGACGTGACGAATGGTGGTAGCTTCCGCCCGGAAGATAGCGTGCAGTTCCAGATTCATGCCGAGCAGGATTGGACTAGTGCGACTGGCGTGGCACATGACCCGGTGTTGGTGGACTTTCTGCCGAAAGAACTGGAGTTTGTGAGCTGGGATAGTTTCTCCGTCAGTGGTGGTGCAGCCGGTTTCCCTGAGCCAAACCTTCAGGTTGTACCTGACCATAACGGTACAGGGCGTACTTTGTTGCGGTTTGTGTGGTCTGCAACACCTCCCGCCGGGTCAGTGCGCAAGGATGGTTCAGCAGGTGTGGCCAATGCTGCTGATTTCCCGGTTGGCAACTGGATGCGGGTAAACATCACCGCTAAAGTGAAGCCGGGTACAGTGGTTGGCTCTTATGCCAATGAAGCGGGATTCTTTGATAATGGGCCACGCTTCACTTGCCATAACACCACGGGTACGGATAGCAACGATCTGGATGGTGATGGCAGTAGCAGTGATGAAAGTTGTACCCGTGAAATCAATTTCAACGTGGTTTCTGCATCGGTCATTGCGGCTGAAAAATGGGTCAAAGGCGAATTTCCGACCCTGCCAAATGTGGATGATCCGCTGACCAACCCAGCCGTGACCAATGCGCAATGCCCGGATAATGGCGAAGGTTACACCCGTTTCCCGTGTGTAGCGCAGGTTTCGCATAATGGTGCGTTCAATTACAAGTTGCTGGTGACTAACAAGGGTAATGAAGCCCTTACCAACTACATCCTGTATGACGTATTGCCCGCCAAAGGTGATACTGGTGTAGGCCAGCCGGTTTCCGGCTTGCAACGTGGTAGCCAGTGGCAACCGGTGTTGACGGGGGCGATTACGGCTGCTGATGCGTATACGACTTCCGCTAACGCTGTGGTTGAGTATTCGGCAGCGGCTAACCCTTGCCGCCCGGAAGTGTCTTCTTCTGCTACGGAAACTCCTGCTGACCATTGGCAAACAGGTTGTACGAATGACTGGACTACAACTCCGGCTGACTTTGCCAAGGTGACGGCATTCCGTATCAAAGCTGCGTTTGCTGCTGCGCCGTATTGGGAGCCGCTGAAAGCGTTGACATTTAATGTGCCAATGCTTGCACCGGAAAATGCACCGCCCAGCATTGTTGGAAATACACGTTACTTTAGCCCTGCATGGAATTCACTGGCGCACCGTGTTACCCAGCAGTCCAACAGCCAGCGTTTAGACACTGCCGAGCCGCGTCAAGTGGGGATTATCGTGCCGACCATCAAATACCGTATCGGTAACTTGGTGTGGAAAGACGATAACAACAACGGTATTGCCGAAGCCAGCGAAACCGGTATTGCCGACGTTGATGTGAATTTGTTGGATAGCAGCAATGCTGTGATTGCTACCACCAAAACGGATGCCAATGGTCATTACGTGTTTGAAGGGTTAGCGGCAGGCACATACCGTGTGGCGATTCCAAGCCCAACAACGCAAACCGCGTTAAATGGTCTTAAGTCGTCTGAAAATGGTGAAGAGGCTTCCCCTGATGCTGATCTGGACAACAATGACAACGGTGTGACGCTTGACCTGGCATTAGGTTTGCTTTCCGGTAACATTACCTTAGAGGCAATCCCCGCAGAACCCGAAAATGAAAAACTGCGTACTGACAATGCGGATAATGACGATGATGCTTGGCCGGATATTGCCTCTAATAAAACAGTGGATTTCGGATTCTTTACCGCCCCTAATGCCCCTGAGGTTGATGTCAAGCTAAGTAAGATTGCGGATAAAAATGAAGCTAAACGCGGTGATACCGTTAAATACACATTAACAGCCACCAATGATGGACCGGATACGGCAACGGGCGTCACCGTCACCGATACAATGCCCGCAGGGGTCAAGTATGTCAGCGATGACAGCACGACAAACGCTTATGACCACAATACCGGGGTGTGGAATGTCGGCGATCTTGCCAAAGATGCACCGAAAACACTGACAATTACGGTAACAGTTGAATAA